One part of the Athene noctua chromosome Z, bAthNoc1.hap1.1, whole genome shotgun sequence genome encodes these proteins:
- the CCDC112 gene encoding coiled-coil domain-containing protein 112 isoform X1: MAALAMAVAAAAAGQQQKDSCASTTGAGRQFQNWKVKAKQAKKVEFIRTAEKLKTQLANVEKDKNGHLYNRKSNFRVEYIILEELERSMTVSRKTEKAKILQQLSKIQNNVKRLQQQLKDEKPTPEFVDKLKEKMEEVENAINAFKEEQRQIYEQLLKEEKTTVNELSVFERKMELWALGSSTEKVLKLPSARVSANKTLESHLTEEVLEFERFLQQTRGWQGGWDDYDHQNFLKVWTKHEGKLSYIDEALEYLCGRTKEDIEQHNKWYQEFLMLHKRKNESVKWKEKQQQEKERNLKEKEKSEKMLREEWLQHEEAQKQKAEERKRQAAIKAWKKQKATVFAMEEESQLNLEEKEKKQQKERQRHMKLLLERYTLQKKENGEPEKLEKERREEAEKKRTAAEEITKFQECDMLQDLHNLELRIAQREAKVEKRQKEKMQAKLREKVEIPVARDQTRLSRPMKAWGERMKEIAPRASEPLLYIPHRAIPAWRQGL, translated from the exons ATGGCGGCTCTGGCCATGGCCGTcgccgcggcggccgccgggcaGCAACAG AAGGACAGCTGTGCCAGTACTACAGGTGCTGGTCGACAATTTCAGAATTGGAAGGTGAAAGCCAAACAAGCTAAGAAAGTTGAATTCATAAGAACTGCAGAAAAGCTAAAAACTCA GCTTGCAAATgtagaaaaagacaaaaatggacATCTTTACAATAGGAAGAGTAATTTCAGGGTAGAATACATCATACTAGAGGAACTGGAACGTAGCATGACTGTCAGCAGGAAAACTGAAA AAGCTAAAATTCTGCAGCAGCtatcaaaaatacaaaataatgtgAAGAGACTTCAGCAACAATTGAAAGATGAGAAGCCTACACCAGAAT TTGTTGACAAGCTCAAGGAAAAGATGGAAGAAGTTGAAAATGCAATCAATGCTTTTAAAGAGGAACAGAGGCAAAT ATATGAACAGCTTTTGAAGGAGGAGAAAACTACCGTTAATGAGCTCAGTGTCTTTGAGAGAAAAATGGAATTGTGGGCATTAGGCAGCTCAACAGAAAAAGTTTTGAAATTACCATCAGCCAGAGTCTCAGCTAATAAAACATTGGAAAGTCATCTAACTGAAGAAGTATTAGAGTTTGAAAGATTTCTTCAGCAAACAAGAGGGTGGCAGGGAGGCTGGGATGATTATGATCATCAAAATTTTCTGAAAGTATGGACAAAACATGAAGGAAAGCTGTCCTACATAGATGAAGCCCTTGAATATCTCTGTGGAAGAACAAAAGAAGATATTGAACAGCATAACAAATGGTATCAAGAATTTCTAATGTTACACAAAAGAAAGAACGAG TCAGTTaagtggaaagaaaagcagcagcaagaaaaagaaaggaacttgaaggagaaagagaagtcAGAAAAAATGCTCAGGGAAGAATGGCTACAGCATGAAGAAGCTcagaagcaaaaagcagaagagagaaaaagacaagcAGCAATTAAAGCatggaagaaacagaaagcaacagTATTTGCAATGGAAGAAGAATCACAATTAAATctagaagagaaggagaaaaagcaacaaaaagaacGCCAGCGCCACATGAAGTTACTGTTGGAAAGGTATAccttgcagaagaaagaaaacggAGAACCTGAAAAGCttgaaaaggagaggagagaggaagcTGAAAAGAAGAGAActgctgcagaagaaattacTAAATTTCAAGAGTGT GATATGTTGCAGGATCTACATAACCTGGAGCTAAGGATTGCACAAAGAGAAGCTAAAGTAGAGAAAcgccaaaaagaaaaaatgcaggcaAAGTTAAGAGAGAAG GTCGAGATTCCTGTAGCTAGAGACCAGACCAGGTTGTCCAGACCTATGAAGGCCTGGGGGGAGCGCATGAAAGAGATTGCACCAAGAGCTTCAGAACCGCTTTTATATATTCCTCATCG AGCTATCCCAGCCTGGAGACAAGGGTTGTAG
- the CCDC112 gene encoding coiled-coil domain-containing protein 112 isoform X2 produces the protein MAALAMAVAAAAAGQQQKDSCASTTGAGRQFQNWKVKAKQAKKVEFIRTAEKLKTQLANVEKDKNGHLYNRKSNFRVEYIILEELERSMTVSRKTEKAKILQQLSKIQNNVKRLQQQLKDEKPTPEFVDKLKEKMEEVENAINAFKEEQRQIYEQLLKEEKTTVNELSVFERKMELWALGSSTEKVLKLPSARVSANKTLESHLTEEVLEFERFLQQTRGWQGGWDDYDHQNFLKVWTKHEGKLSYIDEALEYLCGRTKEDIEQHNKWYQEFLMLHKRKNESVKWKEKQQQEKERNLKEKEKSEKMLREEWLQHEEAQKQKAEERKRQAAIKAWKKQKATVFAMEEESQLNLEEKEKKQQKERQRHMKLLLERYTLQKKENGEPEKLEKERREEAEKKRTAAEEITKFQECDMLQDLHNLELRIAQREAKVEKRQKEKMQAKLREKSYPSLETRVVDEHLPVCRRMMTSLPVKQPAALRSCHKICLMQ, from the exons ATGGCGGCTCTGGCCATGGCCGTcgccgcggcggccgccgggcaGCAACAG AAGGACAGCTGTGCCAGTACTACAGGTGCTGGTCGACAATTTCAGAATTGGAAGGTGAAAGCCAAACAAGCTAAGAAAGTTGAATTCATAAGAACTGCAGAAAAGCTAAAAACTCA GCTTGCAAATgtagaaaaagacaaaaatggacATCTTTACAATAGGAAGAGTAATTTCAGGGTAGAATACATCATACTAGAGGAACTGGAACGTAGCATGACTGTCAGCAGGAAAACTGAAA AAGCTAAAATTCTGCAGCAGCtatcaaaaatacaaaataatgtgAAGAGACTTCAGCAACAATTGAAAGATGAGAAGCCTACACCAGAAT TTGTTGACAAGCTCAAGGAAAAGATGGAAGAAGTTGAAAATGCAATCAATGCTTTTAAAGAGGAACAGAGGCAAAT ATATGAACAGCTTTTGAAGGAGGAGAAAACTACCGTTAATGAGCTCAGTGTCTTTGAGAGAAAAATGGAATTGTGGGCATTAGGCAGCTCAACAGAAAAAGTTTTGAAATTACCATCAGCCAGAGTCTCAGCTAATAAAACATTGGAAAGTCATCTAACTGAAGAAGTATTAGAGTTTGAAAGATTTCTTCAGCAAACAAGAGGGTGGCAGGGAGGCTGGGATGATTATGATCATCAAAATTTTCTGAAAGTATGGACAAAACATGAAGGAAAGCTGTCCTACATAGATGAAGCCCTTGAATATCTCTGTGGAAGAACAAAAGAAGATATTGAACAGCATAACAAATGGTATCAAGAATTTCTAATGTTACACAAAAGAAAGAACGAG TCAGTTaagtggaaagaaaagcagcagcaagaaaaagaaaggaacttgaaggagaaagagaagtcAGAAAAAATGCTCAGGGAAGAATGGCTACAGCATGAAGAAGCTcagaagcaaaaagcagaagagagaaaaagacaagcAGCAATTAAAGCatggaagaaacagaaagcaacagTATTTGCAATGGAAGAAGAATCACAATTAAATctagaagagaaggagaaaaagcaacaaaaagaacGCCAGCGCCACATGAAGTTACTGTTGGAAAGGTATAccttgcagaagaaagaaaacggAGAACCTGAAAAGCttgaaaaggagaggagagaggaagcTGAAAAGAAGAGAActgctgcagaagaaattacTAAATTTCAAGAGTGT GATATGTTGCAGGATCTACATAACCTGGAGCTAAGGATTGCACAAAGAGAAGCTAAAGTAGAGAAAcgccaaaaagaaaaaatgcaggcaAAGTTAAGAGAGAAG AGCTATCCCAGCCTGGAGACAAGGGTTGTAGATGAGCACCTGCCCGTCTGTCGCAGGATGATGACTTCCTTGCCTGTGAAGCAGCCAGCAGCCCTCAGGAGTTGTCACAAGATTTGCTTGATGCAATGA
- the CCDC112 gene encoding coiled-coil domain-containing protein 112 isoform X3, with translation MAALAMAVAAAAAGQQQKDSCASTTGAGRQFQNWKVKAKQAKKVEFIRTAEKLKTQLANVEKDKNGHLYNRKSNFRVEYIILEELERSMTVSRKTEKAKILQQLSKIQNNVKRLQQQLKDEKPTPEFVDKLKEKMEEVENAINAFKEEQRQIYEQLLKEEKTTVNELSVFERKMELWALGSSTEKVLKLPSARVSANKTLESHLTEEVLEFERFLQQTRGWQGGWDDYDHQNFLKVWTKHEGKLSYIDEALEYLCGRTKEDIEQHNKWYQEFLMLHKRKNESVKWKEKQQQEKERNLKEKEKSEKMLREEWLQHEEAQKQKAEERKRQAAIKAWKKQKATVFAMEEESQLNLEEKEKKQQKERQRHMKLLLERYTLQKKENGEPEKLEKERREEAEKKRTAAEEITKFQECDLHNLELRIAQREAKVEKRQKEKMQAKLREKVEIPVARDQTRLSRPMKAWGERMKEIAPRASEPLLYIPHRAIPAWRQGL, from the exons ATGGCGGCTCTGGCCATGGCCGTcgccgcggcggccgccgggcaGCAACAG AAGGACAGCTGTGCCAGTACTACAGGTGCTGGTCGACAATTTCAGAATTGGAAGGTGAAAGCCAAACAAGCTAAGAAAGTTGAATTCATAAGAACTGCAGAAAAGCTAAAAACTCA GCTTGCAAATgtagaaaaagacaaaaatggacATCTTTACAATAGGAAGAGTAATTTCAGGGTAGAATACATCATACTAGAGGAACTGGAACGTAGCATGACTGTCAGCAGGAAAACTGAAA AAGCTAAAATTCTGCAGCAGCtatcaaaaatacaaaataatgtgAAGAGACTTCAGCAACAATTGAAAGATGAGAAGCCTACACCAGAAT TTGTTGACAAGCTCAAGGAAAAGATGGAAGAAGTTGAAAATGCAATCAATGCTTTTAAAGAGGAACAGAGGCAAAT ATATGAACAGCTTTTGAAGGAGGAGAAAACTACCGTTAATGAGCTCAGTGTCTTTGAGAGAAAAATGGAATTGTGGGCATTAGGCAGCTCAACAGAAAAAGTTTTGAAATTACCATCAGCCAGAGTCTCAGCTAATAAAACATTGGAAAGTCATCTAACTGAAGAAGTATTAGAGTTTGAAAGATTTCTTCAGCAAACAAGAGGGTGGCAGGGAGGCTGGGATGATTATGATCATCAAAATTTTCTGAAAGTATGGACAAAACATGAAGGAAAGCTGTCCTACATAGATGAAGCCCTTGAATATCTCTGTGGAAGAACAAAAGAAGATATTGAACAGCATAACAAATGGTATCAAGAATTTCTAATGTTACACAAAAGAAAGAACGAG TCAGTTaagtggaaagaaaagcagcagcaagaaaaagaaaggaacttgaaggagaaagagaagtcAGAAAAAATGCTCAGGGAAGAATGGCTACAGCATGAAGAAGCTcagaagcaaaaagcagaagagagaaaaagacaagcAGCAATTAAAGCatggaagaaacagaaagcaacagTATTTGCAATGGAAGAAGAATCACAATTAAATctagaagagaaggagaaaaagcaacaaaaagaacGCCAGCGCCACATGAAGTTACTGTTGGAAAGGTATAccttgcagaagaaagaaaacggAGAACCTGAAAAGCttgaaaaggagaggagagaggaagcTGAAAAGAAGAGAActgctgcagaagaaattacTAAATTTCAAGAGTGT GATCTACATAACCTGGAGCTAAGGATTGCACAAAGAGAAGCTAAAGTAGAGAAAcgccaaaaagaaaaaatgcaggcaAAGTTAAGAGAGAAG GTCGAGATTCCTGTAGCTAGAGACCAGACCAGGTTGTCCAGACCTATGAAGGCCTGGGGGGAGCGCATGAAAGAGATTGCACCAAGAGCTTCAGAACCGCTTTTATATATTCCTCATCG AGCTATCCCAGCCTGGAGACAAGGGTTGTAG